Below is a genomic region from Saccharomyces eubayanus strain FM1318 chromosome XV, whole genome shotgun sequence.
AACACTAATGCCACTGCCGCCACCATTCCAAGTTCTACCACAGCTGCCACAACTGCTCCAATTTCTCAACAGAGTATTCAACCGGGAACCCAATCCAATcatattttgaattctaCTACTGCTGTTGCGAACCCAACAAATTTGCTAGGCCTAGCGATGTATCCTCCACCACAGAGTTTACAAATGGAGATGTTTTTGGACTTAGAAACGAGTCTATcaggaaaacaaagacgGATAGACAGGAAACCTCAAGTTCTGAAGGAGCTAGAAAATCTTTTACAGATGTTTGAGGAGGGACTCCCTTGTATCGAACATGCTTTGAAGGAGCAACTCACGTCAACGCCCATCAAGGACAATGAGCATTAGAAGCATCTTCtagtttattattttatttaaacttacatattcaaaaaaacaaactaaaccaaaaaaaaaagagaaagataTATCTTTGTTCCCCTTTCCAAAGTCTCTCGAACACCATACTAAGCTTCCTTGCCGTATCCTAGCCATTTACGGGCTCCATTCTTGTTTACGCTCACCTGGATCAACTTTGGAACCTcgtcatttcttttttccgttatttttttcttcttagaCGCGTctgcaagaaaaagacCGTGTCAAGCGCAAATCCAGAGAAAATACTGACTAAGGAGGTTTTGATCGTTTTACTTCTTGCAGTTCATTATCATTGCAGTTAGAGCCAAGAACCGATTagcttttgaagaataacTTCACTGACTATTGCCAGAGATTGCTGTGCTCTTCACGTGATTATTGCCTTACATAGTGGatagaaaatcaaaaaggtAGTTTACAActaaatcaaaaataattcaTTCGTTGATCTTCGatcgttttcaaaagtaaATATATTTGTGCTACTTTCCTCAGTTTGAGGTTGATTTTCCTTTATCTTCATACAATCCCATCCGCCTCGTTAATCAAGAAATGACTTCGATTCAAGAACGGAGCACTAAAGCTCATCTTCATTCTGTTAAAGAGGGTGAAGTTACCGGCCATCCTAATGAGATGTTACTCAAGCAAAGGAACTTAGTAGGGTCTCACATCCAATGCCCATCATCCCAGACGGCTTTAGGGAGATCTAGGGCTGGCAGTAACACGATGAATAAAGTTTCAGGCTTAGACATTGCTCGAAGGCCAAGTGAAAATTTACTATTGAACATGCACAGTAATAATGACGATAATGAGGGAAAAATCCTGAACTCATTTGTTAATACGGCTCTGCCACCACCGAAAGTGAATGGTGTTCAAACGAGACGTGAACGCCCCGCTTCCAATAGCTCAATTGGTACCAAGACTACCGAAGTGTTTTCCTCCACTTCCGGATCCTCCTCCTTGGAAGATACTAGTGATGAGGGAGACAATCACGATGCCGAGAAATGTAGGCTAAGTGGTATGTCCAACATTTTAATGGACAGGGCCACCCAAGGTATACGTACCACTGAGAATGAAACGAGAAGGGCAAGTAGCCAGTCTAGTATAGAAACAACTACTGATAGTGTTAAAACTGCACTACAGAAAAGCACATCCTTAGATGAAACTGCAATGGAAACATCCCTAAATAACTCTAGACGATCTTACCAAGAACAATTTtatgcaaagaaaaatcaagcaTCGATGCTTAACAGCAAACAAAGAACACGTGCTAAATCGCAAACCTTTTCTTCCATAGGCCATAAGAATCCCTATTCTCCCTTACAAACATTTGGTATAGCCtccaatttttctaattcaaCTAGTCGGTTAGAGGCCTCTTCACTCGAATCTAATATTCCATCACAAAAACCCTTGAATGGCAAGGCTTTAACCCCATCTCAAAAGTATAGACTTCGTAAAGAGCAGTCAGAAACGAACTTAAGAAATACtatcaaaagaagagagaaaTTCTATGAAAGTCAAGAACAGATCATTGAATTACAAGAAGGAGACATAGACGACTCATTGATTTGGAATGTCCCTATGGCATCATACTCgacaaattcttttttggcATCAGCAAAACCCGAAGATATGAATCACTTGACCGCCAATAATGTCCCATCAGAATTTTCGGAAGACTCTATGAACGATAATACTGACACGAAACAATCACATAGACATTCAAACACATCGTTTGCGAGCACAACCTCAAATGCTTCTCTGTTAGATTACAATGAAATGCCTACATCCCCAATCCCTGGGTTGAACAAAGTATCTGATTTCCAATTTATTCAAGACACAACAAAAAGTTTAGCTTCTGTTTATTTGCATTCTTCTAATAGGCTTTCAAGAACCAAACTGTCCGACAGAACCAAATCATCTGAATTTTTACCACTAGAGTTAAAAGAAGCTCAAAATCAAGGTATGGAAGATCTAATACTCATATCAGAAGGCAAACTGGATGCAGTAAGTCACTCAAGGCCAAGTTGGCTACCTCCTAAGGACCgtcaagagaaaaaaattcatgaaaagcaaatcaacaaaagcatGAGTGTTGCGTCTCTTGATCAATTAGTGAAGAATAAAggtaaagaagaaaaattgattaGAGACGACACAAATAGACAGAAATATGTGCTATTATTGGACAGAGACATAACAAGAAACTCCTCTTTGCAAAGCCTATGTAAAATGGTTTGGGATACTCCATTTAGTGATGACACTAGATCATCAATATACAGcgaaattcttcaaagtaAGGCTAAATTTATTACCAGGAATTTTATCCAACCATTTAGCGAGCTTCAGGACCTGTTAACAAGAATGGGAGATTTCcccaaaaacaaagaagttgaaatctcaaaaattattgaaacaAGTTTAAAGCGAAAAGTGAACGGCTTGGATGACATATCACCGCAGTTAATGCTAATGTTGAAATTAAAATCCATCTCGTCACAGGGTATAGTTACTGGTGACGAACTCTTATTCCATCACTTCCTCGTGAGTGGATCATTTCAGGGCTTAGGACTTGAGGAAATTTGGAACATCGTCAATTTGGTGCAAATGACATGTTTCAACGATCTATGTAAAGAGAAATTCGATTCTAAGATCCTAGAACGTAAGGGCGTGGCCGCCGGATACTTACTGcaaaatgatgaattcaaaaatgaatttaaTACAGAATGTATCAACTTCAA
It encodes:
- the SBE22 gene encoding Sbe22p; amino-acid sequence: MTSIQERSTKAHLHSVKEGEVTGHPNEMLLKQRNLVGSHIQCPSSQTALGRSRAGSNTMNKVSGLDIARRPSENLLLNMHSNNDDNEGKILNSFVNTALPPPKVNGVQTRRERPASNSSIGTKTTEVFSSTSGSSSLEDTSDEGDNHDAEKCRLSGMSNILMDRATQGIRTTENETRRASSQSSIETTTDSVKTALQKSTSLDETAMETSLNNSRRSYQEQFYAKKNQASMLNSKQRTRAKSQTFSSIGHKNPYSPLQTFGIASNFSNSTSRLEASSLESNIPSQKPLNGKALTPSQKYRLRKEQSETNLRNTIKRREKFYESQEQIIELQEGDIDDSLIWNVPMASYSTNSFLASAKPEDMNHLTANNVPSEFSEDSMNDNTDTKQSHRHSNTSFASTTSNASLLDYNEMPTSPIPGLNKVSDFQFIQDTTKSLASVYLHSSNRLSRTKLSDRTKSSEFLPLELKEAQNQGMEDLILISEGKLDAVSHSRPSWLPPKDRQEKKIHEKQINKSMSVASLDQLVKNKGKEEKLIRDDTNRQKYVLLLDRDITRNSSLQSLCKMVWDTPFSDDTRSSIYSEILQSKAKFITRNFIQPFSELQDLLTRMGDFPKNKEVEISKIIETSLKRKVNGLDDISPQLMLMLKLKSISSQGIVTGDELLFHHFLVSGSFQGLGLEEIWNIVNLVQMTCFNDLCKEKFDSKILERKGVAAGYLLQNDEFKNEFNTECINFNTWWNILERIDHKLFMWVMDIIVVNNSQSYKNSPINENEFSSRDWEYYRSKKVVTNYKILVSFALNVLLNYHFGFSDLKSLCHVGDQRFCIPVFIDDELVDTDTVNDVFIKKWAHYYKKF